AATTTGCAGACGCTGTCGCGGGCGGTGGCTGGCACCGTGCGGGTTGGGACGGTGTACAGTGTGGGGTTGTACGAGTTGTCGGCTCCTTTGAAACGCTATCTGCGGACGTTTCCCGAAGTGACGGTTCATCTCGAGTACACGCGCGCAAACAAGATCTATGATGATGTCAGCCGAGGGGACATCGACATGGGAATCGTGGCCTATCCGAATAAACGGCCCTCTCTTTTTGTGAGCCCGTTTCGGGAAGACCGCTTAGTGCTGATCTGCTCGCCTGCACACCCGTTTGCCAATTTTCAAAAAGTCTCGATCAAGAAGCTGCAGGGCGAGAAGTTCGTTGGCTTTGAGCGCGATGTGGCCACGCGTCGTGCGCTTGACCGCATCTTTCGTCAGCATGGTATCAAGGTGCAGTACATTATGGAGATGGATAACATCGAAACGATTAAGCGAGTCGTAGAGATCGGCACGGGTATCTCCATCGTGCCTGAGCCTGCAGTCCTTCAAGAGGTCAGAGGCGAGACGCTACGG
This DNA window, taken from Deltaproteobacteria bacterium, encodes the following:
- a CDS encoding LysR family transcriptional regulator, yielding MHIETLKVFCDLADTGSFSLAASKNFITQSAVSQQIRSLEDRYGRELIERSKGRARLTQAGEVLYEVSKEIVQRYREIENNLQTLSRAVAGTVRVGTVYSVGLYELSAPLKRYLRTFPEVTVHLEYTRANKIYDDVSRGDIDMGIVAYPNKRPSLFVSPFREDRLVLICSPAHPFANFQKVSIKKLQGEKFVGFERDVATRRALDRIFRQHGIKVQYIMEMDNIETIKRVVEIGTGISIVPEPAVLQEVRGETLRAVQFADETLMRPLGIITKRGRRFTPAVQEFIDYLKEKSVRSLIAESARAAATGVSE